The DNA region TACGATTGATTTTTTTCAATTAAATGTTTTGACAGTTAACCGCTCTTAAACAAAAAAAATCGCAAAGTATAAAACTCTGCGACTATATTATAATGATGAAGTACCTTTAGTTCTTCTCTTCTGTTTTTCTGAAATAGATTTCGTCATCCAACCACTCCTGAATTGCGATGGAGGTTGGCTTCGGAAGTTTTTCGTAATGCTTGGAAATCTCGATCTGCTCTCTGTTTTCGAAAACCTCTTCCAGCGTAGAATTGTGTACCGCAAACTCGTCTAATTTATTATGAAGTTCTGCACGGATTTCGGCATTGATCTGCTCTGCTCTTTTACCCATAATCACGATGGCTTCGTAGATAGAACCTACTTTATTTTCAATCTTGTCACGGTCGTAAGTAATGGTATTAATTTCAGCTTTAGAATCTTTTACGCTCATTTTCAGTTCGTTGTTTTATTTTGAGTGTGCAAATATACGTTTTATTTTTTTGATGGAATTATGGAGTCGCTAATTTGATGCTGTCTCTTTTCAGCTGTTCCGCAATTTCCTTTTCTTTAGCGGCATTCTGTTCTGCTTCAGCTTCTTTCTGTTTGTTCA from Chryseobacterium suipulveris includes:
- a CDS encoding DNA-directed RNA polymerase subunit omega, with protein sequence MSVKDSKAEINTITYDRDKIENKVGSIYEAIVIMGKRAEQINAEIRAELHNKLDEFAVHNSTLEEVFENREQIEISKHYEKLPKPTSIAIQEWLDDEIYFRKTEEKN